The stretch of DNA TGTAGAAGGATTGGTCTTTCCACAAAGTTCCATCACCACGTCCGATATCCGTAAACACCCTCTCTGGACccgcaccacgaccacgacccgcaccacgaccacgaccttcttcctcgtcgtcaCTTTCTGGGTACGTATCATGACGAATCGACTCTTCAGCATCGGTAAATTCCTGAGCAAGCATATCGACGTGAAATTCATCTCGatcctctccttcttcatcgtaCTCTCGTTCTCCAACACCATCTCTTTGCCCAATACCATCTTGTTGCCCAAAACCAGATCGGATTATTAAATCCATCGATTCAATTTGAGAAATCGATggtgaaatttgattttctagggttcgtcgcgagagaaaacaaaaaagaggttaaaatgtgattttagggatttctcGGTTGAGGGTTATGTTTCTAATCGGGTCAAAATCAGGTTTTAATCGGGTCGAAATcaggtttattttggtttgtaaactTCGTCACTCGGTTAATCAAATAGTAAACCAATTAAACCTATAGCAATGGTGAAATAGATGATATCTTCTATTCTCATGGAGATACAAAACGTAAATTACAGATATATGGGTATATAGATTGAGAAGAATTTCAGGAGAGCCATCTGGGACGGGGGTAAAGATCGGGCTCCATCTGgtacgatatcatagttctcatggggAACCAGGACGTTTTCCCAACATTTGATGAACCACTCGAACCTCCAGAAACGGTACTCATGGTTGCAAAGATCGATTTAAGAATTTTatgcttttagggtttgaggatttggggattttaatggagTTATAGATGTGTTATAGATGTATCGTCTCGGGTCGGATTATTAACATCAGtcaggttttatttttggttttctatttggTATGAACGGTATCGTATCGGTTCACTCTTTAAACCGATAACATCCCGATATATGGGTATATAGATTGAGAAGAATTTCATGAGAGCCATCTGGGACGGGGGTAAAGATCGGGCTCCATCTGgtacgatatcatagttctcatggggAACCAGGACGTTTTCCCGAGATTCAATTAATAAAGTAAgataagatgttaaaaaaaaaagggaaaacgtcctggttccccatgagaactatgatatcgtacCAGATGGAGCCCGATCTTTACCCCCGTCCCAGATGGCTCTCATGAAATTCTTCTCAATCTATATACCCATATATCGGGATGTTATCGGTTTAAAGAGTGAACCGATACGATACCGTTCATAccaaatagaaaaccaaaaataaaacctgaCTGATGTTAATAATCCGACCCGAGACGATACATCTATAACACATCTATAActccattaaaatccccaaatcctcaaaccctaaaagcatAAAATTCTTAAATCGATCTTTGCAACCATGAGTACCGTTTCTGGAGGTTCGAGTGGTTCATCAAATGTTCGACAAAGAGGATTCGTCGTTGGCGTGCCTAAGAGATGCTGGTGTGGGGAACACATCGTGGCAAAGAATTCCAAATCCGAGCCTAATCCTTCTCGGAGATACTTTCGATGTCGAGAAGCAGCAGCAAAGAAGGTactatgttatgctttgtttgATGTAGACATCGACCTAATCCAAATCCGAGCCTAATCCTTCTCATCAATTTTCATTGTATTCTATGATATAATGTTAGCTTGTGAACGATAACCACATCTTTAAGTGGGTCGATGAGGCATTGTTGGACGAGGTAGCAACATTGGGTGTTCAATttgagagagtaaaagaagagatgaaagagcgTACAATAGAGACATTGCAAGAACAGAAGCTGAAATttgagaagatgcaaatggagtTCGAAAAAGAGCTTTGTGAGAGGGTTGAAGAAGTTTTGTTGGAAGCAAAAGCTGAATTGCAATGTAGGATGAATAAGAGTATAATTGTATGTGTTTTCGGTTTTATGatcttgtttgctctgtttaagCTTGTATGATGAGCTATTGTAAACTATTGTTCGGTTGTAATCTATTGTTGTTCGGTTGTATGCTCTGCTTTatgctcttgtttgttttggtgttgaGTGTGAACTCCTGTTGGTGTTGCTATTGCATTTAATAAGATAAGACATTCCACATTTCATAAAAGGcagaacatgatgaacacatGTTCTGAAAACAAGCAGAATGATAACGTTTTGAAATCATGTTCTCAACATGATCACAGACCAAAAACATAACCCTACTAGTCTATTCGACCAAAATACAGATCCAACTAgtctcttaaaccaaaaaacagaccCCTACTACCATAATCTTCAATATTCAGGCTTGTGAAAGTCCTCCACCACCTTGAGATAGTCCTCCACCACCctgaacaacttctcctccaccagattgagaaagtccaccaccatcttgagaaagtccaccaccttgaacaacttctcctccaccaccctgAGAAGCCTGAAAAACcgcaaatttcaaaaaatgagAACAAGAGACTCATCTtgagaaataaaatgagaaaaaaccgATTAACAACctgtgtttgattcttcttctggtggtacCTACGGTTATGCTGATCAGAACCACAAATTCCACAGTGCATTatcctttttttatgttttggtttcttcttgacAGGAGACTCATTTACACCtggcttcctcttcttgtctgCCTTGGTTATCTTCTTTCTCCCAGGTTGTGGTGGCTCAGGTGGAACATGAACATTCTCACCTAAAGTCGAAGGCCAATGACGAGCACCCCTTTGTGGAGTAATGCCATTTGTGTAGTTAAGCCTCCACATAGCAGTTCGAAACCACTGGCAGACATAGTCATCAGCACTTAACGTCCTCTTCAGAATCACTCCATAGGCATGCTCACATGGAATAccacatatttgatattttttgcagGTACAAgtcatattttgtaaactaaCTCTGTGTTTGTCTCCATCCAGTGTGACTTCAAAGCACCCATTAGTAGAAGGATGCACCTGGCATTCCGAAGCTTTGTCATGCTCTTTAGCAAGAAACCTTGCCACATATGGAGTACATAAACCTGAAACATCAAAAACCAAGAACATTGCATTAAATATGTAGAAATCATAGACAGTCTTTGAATAAAATCATAGACAATCGTAGAAAATtgcattaaattttgaataaagttaattacctttgtgagaatgagagagagctgAACGCTTGGCAATCCGAACCATAGACAGTCTTCTAACTGTCTCCAACATTGCCACAAACGGTTTCTCCCTTGCTTTGTCGATGGTCTTGTTGAAAGATTCTGTGAAGTTGTTGTCAACATCTTCGCAATAACCCCCCAACTTATAGAAGGCACGACACCAGCTCTTTGGTTTCGACTTCATAACATCATCATACACACCAGTGTCATAAGCGTGTATCTGTTCCAGTCTCTCACCGAACTGTTTTGCATTATAGCTCCAAGCCATATGCCAGAGGAGTGGCTTGATTTGCTTCTTGGAAGGATgagtcttcttcaagttcccatAGATGTGTCTAACACACATTCTATGCTCTATTTGTGGTAACTCCAACTCCACAGCTTTTATCAACCCCTAATTgagaaccaaaaaccaaacatattaaaaacgaGAGCATTCACATTTATTaaccaatataataaattagttaGATACATACCTTTTGTCGATCAGACACTAAAATGTAACCATCTCCCTCGTTTAGATCCAGGTCagtcttcaatctcttcacAAACCATAACCAATTGTCTTTGTTCTCAACTTGAACAACACACCAGGCTATTGGATAGATGCCATTGTCTGCATCTCTGCCTAATGCAGCAAGCAACTGTCCCTTGATCTTTGCCTTTAAGAAGGCGCCATCAACTCCTATTATTGGCCGGCAAGTCTGTTTCCAAGTTCTTCTAAGGGCatcgaaacaaacataaaaccgaTTGAAGACGTCTTGACCAGCATCATTCTTAATTGTATCAATCTCCACAACAGACCCTGGATTTGCTTCCAAGATCTCAGCTTGGTAATCTCGCAGTCGTGCAAACTGTTGTTCATACTCATACTCTATCCATCCCAAAGCCTTTCTCCGAGCAGCTTGACATTGTGGCCTAGTAGCGGATATCTTCCACCTTTCCATGATAATCTGTTCAATCCTCAAAGGCTTGTAATGATCCGGTTCCTCTCTAATCTTATCGAGAAAAATTCTAGCTATGACTGGGACCTTAAACATCTCACACTCGCCATTGGGGGTACAACAATGCTTATCAATGTATTTCGTAATCTTCCACAAAGATGCGTTTGGAAGAAGTGCAGCAAACACTTTCCACTCACAATTGCCCTTATCCCCAACACATCTAAACCCGAGTTTATCTTTGTCATACCTGTATTGCTTCAAATTGTAACCAGTATGTAGTGCATAGTCCAAGACACTCTCCTTGAATGCGACCCCATTGTAGAAGGATTGGTCTTTCCACAAAGTTCCATCACCACGTCCGATATCCGTAAACACCCTCTCTGGACccgcaccacgaccacgacccgcaccacgaccacgaccttcttcctcgtcgtcaCTTTCTGGGTACGTATCATGACGAATCGACTCTTCAGCATCGGTAAATTCCTGAGCAAGCATATCGACGTGAAATTCATCTCGatcctctccttcttcatcgtaCTCTCGTTCTCCAACACCATCTCTTTGCCCAATACCATCTTGTTGCCCAAAACCAGATCGGATTATTAAATCCATCGATTCAATTTGAGAAATCGATggtgaaatttgattttctagggttcgtcgcgagagaaaacaaaaaagaggttaaaatgtgattttagggatttctcGGTTGAGGGTTATGTTTCTAATCGGGTCAAAATCAGGTTTTAATCGGGTCGAAATcaggtttattttggtttgtaaactTCGTCACTCGGTTAATCAAATAGTAAACCAATTAAACCTATAGCAATGATGAAATAGATGATATCTTCTATTCTCATGGAGATACAAAACGTAAATTACAGATATATGGGTATATAGATTGAGAAGAATTTCAAGAGAGCCATTTGGGACGGGGGTAAAGATCGGGCTCCATCTAgtacgatatcatagttctcataGGGAACCAGGACGTTTACCCTATATTAAATTAGGAAATGATTGATTGGGGAGTACCCATATGTATATTTAAATCCAATTGGTGGATTAGATTTATTCTTTAGCGCAGGACCAGCCTCTGCTGTCTCTGACTccattttttacttattttatttttttgcagagtataaataatgttttttacgTATAGTATTATTAGTATCAGTAGTTAATGCCATAAATGGGGTTACATCAGGTTCTCTGACTTTTCACACGGACtccggaaaagaaaaaaatatacacatagCTTCTAATCATCTCAGCCGTTGGATGAATATGATGAACCCAGTTTTGACTGAATTCAACTCACTGTTTAATCACTTCACTGTCTTTATATTGTGTGGTTTGgtaatgaaaatgtttaaaaattaaacattattatttgtttttattattttataaaatacataagtatatatatactatattattatatgtgaATTTACAGATCTACTAATGTTGGATAtttacattcaaaaaaaaaaaaaaaaaaattgtgaattgtTGTTGCTTTTGTAAGAGGGTGGGACAAAAATAATCAGGTGGGTCCTGTAAGAGACGtggaataatatttttacacaCAATGGGCCGAACAGAAATTCAACTTATCCTTAATGAATTGAGCCCAGACCCAAACCCCGATTCATTCTTAATTACAGTAGTAATGATTATTATTAACCTTcacatatatgaaaatatattttaaaagtcttttttatttttttttaagtattatgtGGAAGGAATTTAAATGTGCTAAAATATCGGTTTCACTATCAGATCTTGGTGGTGTAAGGTTTGGTGTAGTAGTAAAGTCTCAATCAAAGAAGAGAGCAAAGGTACAATTCTTTTTTGGTATTTCCAATTTGGCAACGTTTCTTACTCTCCCAATGTCCATTGCTTCTTTCGTCCATTGAGATATAGATAGTATTGATGTTAGccaattcttttctttttaaccaaCCAAATTACTTAAACGTACCTATGTTACACACTTTCACATACATACACTTTTAAGTTATACGGCTCTTTTCTGCTTTTATAAATTGACTTATttggagaaatatatatatgcaaaagtCTTCACCGATACACTGAGTTTAACTCAGTGATTGATCACAAAAGTCTAAAAGTAACCATAGAAATGCATATATTCTCTCGAACATAATGATCCATATAAGCTCAAATGCTCAATTCCATTTCAGCTGATatactttttataatattttgtttttagcaTGCATGAAAAGTTCTGGTCCATTAAGGCTCGTATACCTCCTTCCACCGCGAAGCTCGTACGTAGTTGAACTTGCATTCTTAAATGACGAAGTCAACCCTCCCAATTATAGGAGACTCGGATTCACGAGAGTTGAGACTACACTTTTTACTAACACGCCAGTGGTCCAGAATTTGCTTGGTCCTAGCTTTTCTAATACGTTACCCTAAAATTTGTGAAAGAAAGCGTTGAAGTGTATATTCACAAAAACTCATTGACGTATTACATTGAGATCATGATGAGCTTGAAAGGATATGGATATGGGCGAGACCACAAAGATTTTCGGATGGATATATGTTTAGAATATTTAGCTAATTCGTTTATTATAGAGTGGGTCTGGTTCCGCGTGCTAACCACGTGACTCTGGCCCATTAAATTAAGCTTCTCTTCGGAGCTACTTCGGAGTGGGGGGAATTACATTCTTCCCatattataatgttttgatgaataaaataaaatagagctctcctcttcttcttcttcatcttcttcttgtttttgtgttttaatgaaaaaatatgttttattttgctatGTAATGTAGCTTGCATTATTCGACAGCTGTTACAACCTGACATGCATGGGATCCACACAACAACACATACATGCATGAATACATATAGTCTCTCATCATGAGTTAGTTTTTGCCAAATTGCCGAGCAAAACGAGATCCCAAATTAAGCAAGGTTAATGTTGAAAAGTgcataacaataataatttgtCAAAACGTTACGTACGTGTAAGTTGGTTTATAGCTACTACTCAATAACATAGAtagatttttttgtcaatggttgtaaaaacattttatatttaaccTCCCAAAAAGGATCAATGCATCATAAGATTCATAACATTGAACGATGATTATTCAATATCTTAGTCAATTTTGTTAAGTTCGActatttttatgtaatataaaaatgtcACATGCGCGCAATTCTCCTTTTTTGTTAGGAGCGCAAAAATCGAATTAAGAAaatatgcgaattatatttaaattaacgaaatcagaaacgaattacaacagcataatataaagcagtaaataaatcacGTAGGcgagatatgatatctctttctttaattcaataaatcggccgtaagtgctttcggacaatcacgatttatgaatcccaggatacaaccgatcacgaaaTATTACcgtagcacaccagtaatagaactcaagcgaacagatctacgttatactctcgaaactactaaactaagaacttacttggactaagcaagagagagggagagagagatcttcagaggaaggagtgtttatgtttttgtgtgtgaaaaataatgagaggttatgcctctatatatagtggaaggagggagctctcaagaaaatattcagtgaatattctcggagtgctgcccaagtttgcttggagttcacaccaagtctttccaaaaaattaaatgggccTACAGCAGTCTCAAGagccaaaaagcccaaaaacccaaaagcccAAAAGACCACAGCCCGCGTCCGAGACCAGCCCGGCCCGGCCCGCCTCCGTGCTCGGcccggttcggtttggttcgcgtgtgggaaccttccctcttccttctacacacttttgaaactagaagagtgtgaaactatatatatatatgagtgaaaaatcaatcatatttccgatgtgggatatttcccaaaccatcccaagtagctcacttcacactcttatttctcattcaaatcaactccgttttggacgtatgagtataccatcttgtagtactcgttaccagctttccattgcactatcgaccAGACAATTCCGATCAGCCATTTGGCCGGAATTTGGCCGGAAAGTCACCGGAAAGTCATtgtcccaaaacctgcaattttctgaaacttgtttctgaaaattcagttccaacaatcccccacatgaatagaaataaGTCTAAACATATGACGACATAACTAACCCTATAGACTGACACTACTAGCTAGACTAGACAGACCTTCGAGAGTATATGCGAAAACTAACTGTATATGAGTTGGTGGCGTTTTTCAACCTTGAACCGACTCATTGTTATACCTGTCGAGTTTACTCGGCCAGTtggtgaacatgatgtcttgaaccatCCGGATTTGTATGTAAACTTAGACAGCAGGCATAACACAGCTTCGTTTTCTCGTAGAACGAGGTTCTCTATTGTGTTCATTGTGGCCTTGAACATGCCTGGTTAATCATGAGTGAACTTGGAGAGTATAGCCTCATATAATCTCCTAGAAACGGCCCCATTTCACACTCACAAGGTGATTTATATAAGCTGcttgtatttaaagaaatatcctgtaattatttcaaatattttacaaagctacatttcaaatcattaaaagcatATGCTTAACCTCTAACATACAGGAAGCACTTTACATCACTCTAGGAACTGGGAAAAGACAAAAGTCTTCTAGTGCTTGTAGCAGATTCAGCTTGATTTAGTTGTCCCTTTGAACCTAGGTCATGGGGTCTCCAATCTGAGTAGGTGGGGTTACCATCAAACATCCTCTTAAGTCATAGGCTTTAAACCCATTCctcttgatgattttataacttGATCTCGCGCCAAACCTTTTGTAAATGGATCCGCTAGGTTTTCTTTCGTATTGATGTAATCAATCGTAACTACACCAGTTGAGATAAGTTGTCTAACAGTTTTATGTCTCCGTCTGATGTGACGAGATTTGCCATTGTAATGGGTATTCCTTGCCCTGCCCAAAGCCGATTCGCTATCACAGTGTACACGTATTGCAGGCACAGGATTCCCCCACATTGGgatgtcttccaagaaattacGAAGTGATTCAGCTTCTGACATAGCTATCTCCAAAGCTATGAATTCAGATTCCATAGTTGATTTAGCTGCCAGAGTTTGTTTGGAAGACTTCCAGGACACTGCTGCACCTCCAAGTGTAAAAACATATCCACTtgtggattttgagtttctcGAGTCTGCGATCCAGTTGGCATCACTGTAACCTTCCAAAACTCCGGGTTCTCTACCATAGTGCAAGCCATGATCTTTGGTATAACGTAGATAATCCAAAACTCTAGCTATAGCCATCCAATGCTTATGTCCTGGATTACTTGTGTAGCGACTAAGTACATTTACAGAGTGCGCTAAATCCGGTCTTGTACAGTTTGTCAAGTACATTAGACTGCCAATTACTCTTGCATACTCCACCTGCAGCACAGGTTCACCAGAATTTTTGGTCAAGTGAATTTGAGGATCCTCTGGAGTTTTTGCAGTCCCATTTGAGTAATGCTTGAATCTATCAAGCACTTTTTCAGCATAGTGGGTTTGAGACAAGATAAGGCCCTCATCagttctgatgatttttatccccaaaattacatctgctaaacccaagtccttcatgtcaaaatttcttttgagcATGTTTTTCGTTTGAGTTATGATGTCTTTGTTGCTGCCAATAATaagcatatcatctacatataagcATAACAAAATGTACCCTGATGGAGTAGTTTTGTAGTATATGCATTTGTCACATTCATTAATGCGAAAACCATTAGACATCATCATACTGTCAAACTTCTCATGCCACTGCTTAGGAGCCTGTTTGAGTCCATATAATGACTTCACAAGTTTACacactttgtgttcttgtcctggaataacaaatccctcaggttgtttcatgtagatttcctcttctaaatctccatgaagaaaagcagtttttacatccatttgatggatttcAAGTTTTCTCAAGGCTGCAATACCTATGAGCATCCTGATCGAAGATAGTCTTGTTACCGGTGAATAGGTATCAAAGAAATCTAAGCCTTCTTTTTGCCGAAATCCTTGCACTACAAGCCTAGCCTTGTACCGTTCAATATCGCCATTTGGTTTTCGTTTTATCGTAAAAATCCATTTACATCCCAAAGGCTTAAATCCTTGTGGTAGATCTGCCATCTCGTAAGTATGATGTTGCATGAGAGAGTCTATTTCAATTTTAACTGCTTCCTTCCAATAAGGTGCATCAAGTGTAGACATAGCTTCTGCGTATGTTCTTGGTAGATTTTCANACATATAAGCATAACAAAATGTACCCTGATGGAGTAGTTTTGTAGTATATGCATTTGTCACATTCATTAATGCGAAAACCATTAGACATCATCATACTGTCATACTTCTCATGCCACTGCTTAGGAGTCTGTTTGAGTCCATATAATGACTTCACAAGTTTACacactttgtgttcttgtcctggaataacaaatccctcaggttgtttcatgtagatttcctcttctaaatctccatgaagaaaagcagtttttacatccatttgatggatttcAAGTTTTCTCAAGGCTGCAATACCTATGAGCATCCTGATCGAAGATAGTCTTGTTACCGGTGAATAGGTATCAAAGAAATCTAAGCCTTCTTTTTGCCGAAATCCTTGCACTACAAGCCTAGCCTTGTACCGTTCAATATCGCCATTTGGTTTTCGTTTTATCGTAAAAATCCATTTACATCCCAAAGGCTTAAATCCTTGTGGTAGATCTGCCATCTCGTAAGTATGATGTTGCATGATAGAGTCTATTTCAGTTTTGACTGCTTCCTTCCAATAAGGTGCATCAGGTGTAGACATAGCTTCTGCGTATGTTCTTGGTAGATTTTCAGCTAGAAATGCCATCATcagaaaatcatcaccaaacgaTTTACTTTTGCGAGCTCGTTTGCTTCTTCTAGGTTCCAGTTCTGATTCTACAGAAGTAGTACTCAAAGTATTGCCAGCTTCCAAAGTCGCTGCATCTCGTTGTTCACGAGTccgtttttgagttttcctacagggaaaaatgtcttcaaaaaatgaagcatttctTGACTCCATAACTGTATTCACATGGATATCTGGAATATCTGATTTATGAACCAGAAATCGATATGCACTACTGTTATGTGCATATCCGATGAAGATACAGTCTACGGTCTTAGGCCCAATTGTGACCTTTTTAGGAGGTGGTACAGCCACTTTTGCTAGACACCCCCACACTTTGAGGTATTTGTACGAAGGTACTGTACCTTTCCAAAGCTCATATGGTGACTTGCCAGTAACCTTATGCGGTATCCTGTTGAGGATGTAATTAGTGGTAAGCAAAGCTTCCCCCCACATGTTCTGGGCTAACCCAGATTC from Camelina sativa cultivar DH55 chromosome 9, Cs, whole genome shotgun sequence encodes:
- the LOC104712466 gene encoding uncharacterized protein At4g04775-like; this translates as MSTVSGGSSGSSNVRQRGFVVGVPKRCWCGEHIVAKNSKSEPNPSRRYFRCREAAAKKLVNDNHIFKWVDEALLDEVATLGVQFERVKEEMKERTIETLQEQKLKFEKMQMEFEKELCERVEEVLLEAKAELQCRMNKSIIVCVFGFMILFALFKLV
- the LOC109126313 gene encoding uncharacterized protein LOC109126313, which translates into the protein MDLIIRSGFGQQDGIGQRDGVGEREYDEEGEDRDEFHVDMLAQEFTDAEESIRHDTYPESDDEEEGRGRGAGRGRGAGPERVFTDIGRGDGTLWKDQSFYNGVAFKESVLDYALHTGYNLKQYRYDKDKLGFRCVGDKGNCEWKVFAALLPNASLWKITKYIDKHCCTPNGECEMFKVPVIARIFLDKIREEPDHYKPLRIEQIIMERWKISATRPQCQAARRKALGWIEYEYEQQFARLRDYQAEILEANPGSVVEIDTIKNDAGQDVFNRFYVCFDALRRTWKQTCRPIIGVDGAFLKAKIKGQLLAALGRDADNGIYPIAWCVVQVENKDNWLWFVKRLKTDLDLNEGDGYILVSDRQKGLIKAVELELPQIEHRMCVRHIYGNLKKTHPSKKQIKPLLWHMAWSYNAKQFGERLEQIHAYDTGVYDDVMKSKPKSWCRAFYKLGGYCEDVDNNFTESFNKTIDKAREKPFVAMLETVRRLSMVRIAKRSALSHSHKGN
- the LOC104715755 gene encoding uncharacterized protein LOC104715755; the encoded protein is MFLVFDVSGLCTPYVARFLAKEHDKASECQVHPSTNGCFEVTLDGDKHRVSLQNMTCTCKKYQICGIPCEHAYGVILKRTLSADDYVCQWFRTAMWRLNYTNGITPQRGARHWPSTLGENVHVPPEPPQPGRKKITKADKKRKPGVNESPVKKKPKHKKRIMHCGICGSDQHNRR